A portion of the Sphingorhabdus pulchriflava genome contains these proteins:
- the ilvN gene encoding acetolactate synthase small subunit codes for MHIKEEFAERHVLTLTVDNEAGTLARIAGMFTARGYNIDSLTVADISEDHAISRITIVTKGPPEVIDQIIAQCERLVPVHKVTDLTDAGPHVERELALVKVSGAGDKRVEAMRLADIYRARVIDATVSSFIFEITGGPDKIDTFVALMRELGLVEVGRTGIVGLMRGSEAS; via the coding sequence ATGCATATCAAGGAAGAATTCGCCGAGCGGCACGTGCTGACGCTCACCGTAGACAACGAAGCGGGAACGCTGGCACGCATCGCGGGCATGTTCACTGCGCGCGGCTACAACATCGACAGCCTGACCGTGGCCGACATTTCCGAAGACCATGCGATCAGCCGGATCACCATTGTCACCAAGGGGCCGCCCGAAGTGATCGACCAGATCATCGCGCAGTGCGAGCGACTGGTGCCGGTGCACAAGGTGACCGACCTGACTGACGCGGGCCCGCATGTCGAGCGCGAGTTGGCGCTGGTCAAGGTTTCGGGGGCTGGTGATAAACGGGTCGAGGCGATGCGCCTTGCCGATATTTACCGCGCCCGCGTTATTGATGCGACTGTTTCCAGCTTCATTTTTGAAATTACCGGTGGGCCGGACAAGATCGACACCTTCGTCGCGCTGATGCGCGAACTGGGGCTGGTCGAGGTTGGTCGCACCGGCATAGTCGGGCTGATGCGCGGCAGCGAAGCTAGCTAA
- the ilvC gene encoding ketol-acid reductoisomerase, with protein sequence MKVYYDADCDLGLIKDKKVAIVGYGSQGHAHAQNLRDSGVKDVAIALRPGSATASKAEGAGFKVLSNAEAAAWADVVMILAPDEHQAAIYADDLHANMKQGAALAFAHGLNIHFGLIEPRADLDVIMIAPKGPGHTVRSEYQKGGGVPCLIAVDKDVSGNAHDVALAYASAVGGGRSGIIETNFREECETDLFGEQAVLCGGITHLIQAGFETLVEAGYAPEMAYFECLHETKLIVDLLYEGGIANMRYSISNTAEYGDITTGPRIITEETKWEMKRVLEDIQSGRFVKNFVLDNRAGQPELKAARKAAAAHPIEETGARLRAMMPWIAKNKLVDKAKN encoded by the coding sequence ATGAAGGTTTATTACGACGCAGACTGCGATCTGGGCCTGATCAAGGACAAGAAGGTCGCCATCGTTGGTTATGGTAGCCAGGGCCATGCGCACGCACAGAATCTGCGCGACAGCGGTGTGAAAGACGTCGCCATCGCGCTCCGCCCCGGCTCGGCAACTGCTTCCAAGGCTGAAGGCGCAGGCTTCAAGGTGCTCTCGAACGCCGAAGCGGCTGCTTGGGCCGATGTTGTTATGATCCTCGCCCCTGACGAGCATCAGGCAGCCATCTATGCGGACGACCTGCATGCGAACATGAAACAAGGCGCGGCCCTCGCCTTCGCGCACGGCCTGAACATCCATTTCGGCCTTATCGAGCCGCGCGCAGACCTCGACGTCATCATGATTGCACCTAAGGGCCCCGGCCACACCGTGCGTAGCGAATATCAAAAGGGTGGCGGCGTCCCCTGCCTGATCGCAGTCGACAAAGATGTATCGGGTAACGCGCACGACGTAGCGCTTGCTTATGCCAGCGCCGTCGGTGGCGGCCGTTCGGGCATCATCGAAACCAATTTCCGCGAGGAATGCGAAACCGACCTGTTCGGCGAGCAGGCCGTGCTTTGCGGCGGCATCACCCACCTGATCCAGGCCGGTTTCGAAACACTGGTCGAGGCAGGCTATGCCCCCGAAATGGCCTATTTCGAGTGCCTCCACGAAACAAAGCTGATCGTCGACCTGCTTTATGAAGGCGGCATCGCCAATATGCGCTATTCGATCTCGAACACCGCGGAATATGGCGACATCACCACCGGTCCGCGTATCATCACCGAAGAGACCAAATGGGAAATGAAGCGGGTGCTGGAAGACATTCAATCAGGCCGTTTCGTGAAGAACTTCGTGCTCGACAACCGTGCTGGCCAGCCCGAGCTGAAAGCAGCGCGCAAGGCGGCGGCAGCGCACCCCATCGAAGAAACAGGTGCTCGCCTGCGTGCGATGATGCCTTGGATTGCCAAGAACAAGCTGGTCGACAAAGCCAAGAACTAA
- a CDS encoding YceI family protein: protein MRKFLIALPLIVAAPLLAQQDAAPQLPGVADAARVAAGAYVVDSRHTQVNWQVNHFGFNDYFGLFGDVKGTLQIDPANPAASKVDVTIPIASVATSSQGLTDHLKTADFFDVAKYDSARFVSTSVIVDGQKAIIKGDLTMLGVTKPVELETRFEGAGNNPMNKKATIGFHAATTIKRSEWGMTKYVPMVGDDVKLRISVAFEKEG from the coding sequence ATGCGCAAGTTCCTTATTGCCCTCCCCCTCATTGTAGCCGCACCGCTTCTGGCCCAGCAGGACGCCGCCCCCCAGCTTCCGGGCGTCGCCGATGCTGCTCGGGTTGCTGCCGGTGCCTATGTTGTCGATAGCCGGCACACACAGGTGAACTGGCAGGTCAACCATTTCGGTTTCAACGATTATTTCGGCCTGTTCGGTGATGTGAAAGGTACGTTGCAGATCGATCCGGCCAATCCGGCTGCTTCAAAAGTGGATGTGACCATCCCCATCGCCTCGGTCGCCACATCAAGCCAGGGTTTGACGGACCATCTGAAAACTGCCGATTTCTTCGACGTCGCGAAATATGACAGCGCACGCTTTGTTTCAACCAGCGTTATTGTTGATGGGCAAAAGGCCATCATCAAGGGCGACTTGACGATGCTAGGCGTTACCAAGCCTGTCGAACTTGAAACGCGCTTCGAAGGCGCGGGCAACAATCCAATGAACAAGAAAGCCACCATCGGCTTTCACGCTGCCACTACGATCAAGCGCAGCGAATGGGGCATGACCAAATATGTCCCGATGGTCGGCGACGATGTTAAATTGCGGATCAGTGTTGCTTTCGAAAAGGAAGGCTGA
- a CDS encoding GNAT family N-acetyltransferase has protein sequence MLRIVEFRDELAPLFHDINEEWISGMFEMEDVDRHVLQNPRATIIDKDGDILFVEVEGRGIVGAGALKWSGPGQLELTKMGVRSDLRGLKAGEFLLNALIERAVSMAPERLYLLTNKKCEAAIHLYEKCGFEHDADLLAEAQHQYARCDVAMTYRG, from the coding sequence ATGCTGCGCATCGTCGAATTTCGGGACGAACTTGCGCCGCTGTTCCATGACATCAACGAAGAGTGGATAAGCGGCATGTTCGAGATGGAGGATGTGGATCGCCACGTCCTCCAAAATCCCCGTGCGACGATCATCGACAAGGATGGCGACATTTTATTTGTTGAGGTTGAGGGCAGGGGCATTGTTGGTGCCGGAGCGCTCAAATGGTCTGGCCCCGGCCAACTCGAATTGACCAAAATGGGTGTGCGTTCCGACTTGCGAGGATTGAAAGCGGGCGAGTTTCTGCTCAATGCGCTCATTGAAAGGGCTGTTTCAATGGCACCCGAACGGCTCTATTTATTGACCAACAAAAAATGCGAAGCCGCAATTCATCTCTACGAAAAATGCGGCTTCGAACATGATGCGGACTTGCTGGCCGAAGCACAGCACCAATATGCCCGCTGCGATGTTGCGATGACTTATCGAGGCTGA
- a CDS encoding NAD(P)H-dependent flavin oxidoreductase, giving the protein MSLPAIFDNLRLPVIGSPLFIVSGPELVIAQCKAGVVGSFPALNARPASQLDEWLHQITEELAAHNRDNPDRPAAPYAVNQIVHRSNNRLEEDISICAKWQVPVTITSLGAREDLNQAVHAWGGITLHDVIDDRFAHKAIEKGADGLIPVAAGAGGHAGTTSPFALMQEIREWFDGPVALSGSIAHGQSILAAQAMGADFAYIGSAFIATKEANAVEGYKENIVEAKASDIVYSDLFTGVHGNYLRQSIVKAGMDPDNLPKGDISTMNFGSGGNTEAKAWKDIWGSGQGIGAVKAVQSVGEMVDRLEREYRAAKARLDGAYRKGW; this is encoded by the coding sequence ATGTCGTTGCCTGCCATTTTTGATAATCTCCGCTTGCCGGTGATCGGTTCGCCGCTTTTTATCGTGTCCGGACCCGAGCTGGTGATTGCGCAGTGCAAGGCGGGCGTCGTAGGCAGCTTCCCGGCACTCAACGCTCGTCCGGCAAGCCAACTCGACGAGTGGTTGCATCAGATTACCGAAGAATTGGCGGCGCATAACCGCGACAATCCGGATCGCCCGGCGGCGCCTTATGCCGTCAACCAGATCGTGCACCGTTCAAATAACCGGTTGGAAGAGGATATTTCGATCTGCGCCAAATGGCAGGTGCCGGTTACGATCACTTCGTTGGGTGCGCGCGAGGATCTGAATCAGGCGGTTCATGCTTGGGGTGGTATCACGCTGCATGACGTGATTGATGATCGCTTCGCGCACAAGGCCATCGAAAAGGGCGCAGATGGCCTCATTCCGGTGGCAGCAGGTGCTGGCGGCCATGCAGGCACAACTTCGCCCTTTGCTCTGATGCAGGAGATCCGTGAATGGTTTGACGGACCGGTCGCGCTTTCCGGTTCCATTGCGCACGGCCAATCGATCCTTGCTGCACAGGCGATGGGAGCCGATTTCGCCTATATCGGAAGTGCCTTTATCGCGACCAAAGAGGCCAATGCGGTCGAAGGCTATAAGGAAAACATCGTCGAAGCGAAGGCCAGCGATATTGTCTATTCCGACCTCTTCACCGGCGTACATGGCAACTATCTGCGCCAGTCGATCGTCAAGGCTGGCATGGATCCGGACAACCTGCCCAAGGGCGATATCAGCACGATGAACTTCGGTTCGGGTGGCAACACCGAAGCCAAGGCCTGGAAGGATATCTGGGGTTCGGGTCAGGGCATTGGTGCGGTCAAGGCAGTGCAGTCGGTTGGTGAAATGGTAGACCGGCTGGAGCGCGAATATCGTGCGGCCAAGGCGCGGCTCGATGGAGCCTATCGCAAAGGCTGGTGA
- the leuA gene encoding 2-isopropylmalate synthase — MLNDPSRKYRPFPQIDLPDRQWPSRTIDKAPRWLSTDLRDGNQALIDPMGAEKKNRFFDLLVKVGIKEIEVGFPSSGATDFDFIRALVDGGRIPDDVAIQSLTQSRRDLIEKTFEAMAGTKTAIVHLYNAVSPAWRNIVFNLDKPGVKAIAIEGAQILAEQAAKYPQTDWHFEYSPETFSTAELDFSLEVCTAVMEILKPTAEKPIIFNLPATVEAAMPNIYADQIEYFGRHIPNRDAVVISLHTHNDRGTGIAATELGLLAGGDRVEGCLFGNGERTGNVDLVTVALNMYTQGLHPGLDFSDIDEVIQTVEYCNQLPVHPRHPYAGELVFTAFSGSHQDAIKKGFAHQAKRNDEIWEVPYLPIDPADLGRSYEAVIRVNSQSGKGGVAWVLEQDYGLKLPKKMQADFSRTVQELSDTTGRELTSADIWGAFQDRYFITKSGRFELFDYAENHSGTDRIFVGKLKVDGEFRSLSGRGNGLMSSVIAALADHGGPEMDIVDYSEHAIGHGAGAQAAAYVECRTADGRSLFGAGIDTDVATATVRALLSAANGI; from the coding sequence ATGCTCAATGACCCTTCGCGTAAGTATCGACCTTTTCCGCAAATAGACTTGCCTGATCGCCAATGGCCCAGCCGAACCATCGATAAGGCGCCGCGTTGGCTTTCTACCGACCTTCGGGACGGCAACCAGGCACTTATCGACCCAATGGGCGCGGAGAAAAAGAACCGCTTTTTTGATCTGCTGGTTAAGGTGGGTATCAAGGAAATCGAGGTTGGCTTCCCGTCATCGGGGGCAACCGATTTCGATTTCATCCGTGCACTGGTCGATGGTGGCCGTATCCCGGATGATGTGGCGATCCAGAGCCTGACACAGTCCCGCCGCGATCTGATTGAAAAGACGTTCGAAGCTATGGCTGGTACCAAGACAGCGATCGTCCACTTGTACAACGCAGTCTCGCCGGCTTGGCGCAATATCGTATTCAATCTCGACAAGCCGGGTGTGAAAGCCATTGCCATTGAAGGCGCGCAAATTCTGGCCGAACAGGCAGCGAAATATCCGCAGACCGATTGGCATTTTGAATATTCGCCCGAAACCTTCTCGACCGCCGAACTCGACTTCAGCCTCGAAGTTTGCACCGCGGTGATGGAAATCCTGAAGCCGACGGCTGAAAAGCCGATCATTTTCAATCTGCCGGCTACGGTCGAAGCGGCAATGCCCAACATCTATGCTGACCAGATTGAATATTTTGGACGTCACATTCCGAACCGCGATGCGGTAGTCATCAGCCTGCATACCCATAATGACCGCGGTACCGGCATTGCTGCGACCGAATTGGGCCTGCTGGCAGGCGGTGATCGCGTCGAAGGCTGTCTGTTTGGCAACGGCGAACGAACCGGCAATGTCGACCTGGTTACCGTTGCGCTGAATATGTATACGCAGGGGCTGCATCCGGGGCTCGACTTCTCGGATATTGATGAGGTCATCCAAACGGTCGAATATTGCAACCAACTGCCTGTGCATCCGCGCCATCCCTATGCCGGCGAATTGGTGTTCACGGCTTTCTCGGGAAGTCATCAGGACGCGATCAAAAAGGGATTTGCACACCAGGCGAAGCGCAATGACGAGATATGGGAAGTACCCTATCTTCCGATCGATCCTGCGGACCTCGGACGAAGTTATGAAGCCGTCATTCGCGTCAACTCGCAGTCGGGCAAGGGTGGCGTCGCCTGGGTACTCGAGCAGGATTATGGTCTGAAGCTTCCCAAGAAGATGCAAGCCGATTTCTCGCGTACCGTGCAGGAGCTTTCGGACACGACCGGTCGTGAGCTGACCTCTGCTGACATTTGGGGTGCTTTTCAGGACCGCTATTTCATTACCAAATCGGGACGTTTCGAACTGTTCGATTATGCTGAAAACCATTCGGGCACGGATCGGATTTTTGTCGGCAAATTGAAAGTGGACGGGGAGTTCCGAAGCCTTTCCGGGCGCGGCAATGGCCTGATGTCTAGCGTGATTGCAGCGCTTGCCGACCATGGCGGACCGGAAATGGATATCGTTGACTATAGCGAACATGCCATTGGTCACGGCGCCGGCGCGCAGGCCGCAGCCTATGTCGAATGCCGCACCGCCGATGGACGCAGTCTTTTTGGCGCAGGTATCGATACCGATGTCGCTACGGCAACCGTGCGTGCGCTACTAAGTGCTGCAAACGGCATTTGA
- a CDS encoding AHH domain-containing protein yields MPTFRDVRARCQINGFQCHHLIPVKVCNMGALRPFFEKSKAYGFDPDDFGVNGMHLPCRERMAAAFGLPLHRGPHPAYNQMVAERLAAISVLDEYESRLQLMQFLRALREGLRNCPEVDAFDRRHPFQPTVDMRRLDSDADFLFRFTQPS; encoded by the coding sequence ATGCCGACATTCAGGGACGTTCGTGCAAGATGCCAGATCAACGGTTTCCAGTGCCATCATCTGATTCCAGTCAAAGTCTGTAACATGGGCGCGCTTCGGCCTTTCTTCGAAAAATCAAAAGCCTATGGGTTTGATCCCGATGATTTTGGAGTGAATGGCATGCACTTGCCTTGTCGCGAACGTATGGCTGCCGCATTTGGGCTTCCTTTGCATCGTGGGCCGCACCCTGCCTATAATCAGATGGTGGCGGAGCGGTTGGCGGCGATATCCGTTTTGGATGAATATGAGTCTAGGCTGCAATTGATGCAGTTTCTGAGAGCTTTGCGTGAGGGATTACGCAATTGTCCGGAAGTCGATGCATTTGACCGTCGACACCCATTTCAACCAACGGTTGACATGCGTCGCCTTGATAGCGACGCTGACTTTCTGTTTCGGTTTACCCAGCCAAGTTGA
- a CDS encoding potassium transporter Kup, whose translation MSESQQTSADEIQAEHGHRKASLATMCVGAVGVVFGDIGTSPIYAFRETFAGHHPIEPDPMHIMGVLSLVFWSMMLVVTFKYVFTIMKADNKGEGGSLALLALISRKTQGEKWTAPIIMLGVFATALFYGDSMITPAMSVLSATEGLNYVHPGFKSWVLPIALAILVGLFAIQARGTAKVGALFGPIMVLYFLTLSVLGMMYLVKMPEIVLHTLNPWNAINFFYIDGFRAFVSLGAVVLAVTGAEALYADMGHFGRRPIKFSWLWFVLPALMLNYMGQGAMILSMSPAEAQAAIKDPFFLMLPDALRLPIVFLVILATIIASQAVISGAFSLTQQAIQLGFMPRLRILHTSESEAGQIYIPAINWGLMIMVLVLVLFFRSSSNLAAAYGIAVTGAMFIDTCLISVVLLTLWKWPKWKALPILAVFFIVDIAYLGANLLKVPQGGYFPLIIGLVIFTLLTTWSRGRALMRERMAESTMPMEIFIKSASGSAQRVPGTAIFMASTSAGVPSALLHNIKHNRVLHERVIILTVDIAEMPYVEESKRVTCKPLSEGFYRVILRYGFLEETDVPAALAKVDLCGPPFDMMQTSFFLSRQTLIASKVPGMAIWREKVFAWMLRNAANAMEFFKLPSNRVVELGSQVEI comes from the coding sequence ATGTCAGAATCACAGCAAACAAGTGCAGATGAAATTCAGGCTGAGCATGGCCATCGCAAGGCGTCGCTCGCAACGATGTGCGTGGGTGCCGTGGGGGTCGTCTTTGGCGATATCGGTACCAGCCCGATTTACGCGTTTCGCGAAACTTTTGCTGGGCACCATCCGATCGAACCCGATCCGATGCACATCATGGGCGTGCTGAGCCTCGTCTTTTGGTCGATGATGCTTGTGGTGACGTTCAAATATGTCTTCACGATCATGAAAGCGGATAACAAAGGCGAAGGCGGAAGCCTCGCTTTGCTCGCGCTGATCAGCCGCAAGACTCAGGGGGAAAAATGGACCGCGCCGATTATCATGCTGGGCGTGTTCGCAACCGCGCTGTTTTATGGTGATTCCATGATAACCCCCGCCATGTCGGTGCTCTCGGCAACAGAGGGGCTTAACTATGTGCACCCCGGCTTCAAGAGTTGGGTGTTGCCGATTGCTCTCGCAATTCTGGTCGGGCTGTTTGCGATACAGGCCCGCGGGACGGCCAAGGTTGGCGCGCTTTTCGGCCCGATCATGGTGTTGTATTTCCTGACCCTGTCCGTGCTCGGCATGATGTATCTGGTGAAAATGCCGGAGATTGTCCTGCACACGCTGAATCCGTGGAACGCGATAAACTTCTTCTACATTGACGGTTTCAGGGCCTTTGTGTCGCTGGGCGCGGTCGTTCTGGCTGTGACAGGTGCAGAGGCGCTCTATGCCGATATGGGGCACTTCGGGCGTCGTCCGATCAAATTTTCATGGTTGTGGTTTGTACTCCCCGCCTTGATGCTCAACTATATGGGGCAGGGGGCGATGATCCTGTCGATGAGCCCAGCGGAGGCGCAGGCTGCAATCAAGGATCCATTCTTCCTGATGCTGCCCGATGCGCTGCGGCTGCCGATCGTTTTCCTTGTCATCTTAGCAACCATCATTGCCAGCCAGGCTGTAATATCGGGCGCCTTTTCGCTGACCCAACAGGCAATCCAGCTGGGCTTCATGCCGCGTCTGCGGATTTTGCACACCAGCGAGAGCGAAGCCGGACAGATATATATCCCGGCAATTAACTGGGGCCTGATGATCATGGTGCTGGTGCTGGTGCTGTTTTTCCGCTCTTCGAGCAATCTTGCAGCGGCTTATGGTATTGCGGTAACCGGGGCGATGTTCATCGACACTTGTCTCATTTCGGTTGTGCTTCTGACCTTGTGGAAATGGCCAAAATGGAAGGCACTGCCTATTTTGGCCGTCTTCTTCATCGTCGACATCGCCTATCTGGGTGCCAATCTGCTGAAAGTGCCACAGGGTGGATATTTTCCGCTTATCATCGGTTTGGTCATCTTCACCTTGCTTACGACTTGGTCGCGCGGGCGCGCGCTGATGCGCGAACGCATGGCTGAAAGCACCATGCCGATGGAGATTTTTATAAAATCTGCGAGCGGCAGCGCCCAGCGTGTTCCCGGTACTGCTATATTCATGGCCTCGACCAGCGCTGGCGTTCCCTCAGCACTGCTCCACAACATCAAACATAATCGCGTTTTGCATGAACGGGTCATCATCTTGACCGTTGATATTGCGGAAATGCCCTATGTCGAAGAAAGCAAGCGGGTGACCTGCAAACCGCTGAGCGAGGGGTTCTATCGGGTCATCCTGCGTTATGGCTTTTTGGAAGAGACCGATGTGCCCGCTGCGCTCGCGAAGGTCGACTTGTGCGGTCCACCTTTTGATATGATGCAAACCAGCTTCTTCCTGTCGAGACAAACACTGATTGCGTCAAAAGTTCCCGGTATGGCGATCTGGCGTGAAAAGGTCTTTGCTTGGATGCTCCGCAATGCAGCGAACGCGATGGAATTTTTCAAGCTTCCGTCCAACCGGGTAGTTGAGCTTGGCAGTCAGGTGGAAATATAG
- a CDS encoding tetratricopeptide repeat protein, whose translation MTGWAIMALLAALSVGGILAFNPARKRLWQPVLAAIVLALAGYSWQGMPGYMAAPAKTIDAEKGAADALIQMRSDMDQNYGVAKMWLVTADGFARDGNYQAAAGYIQAGIREHPDNADLWSALGLVMMLAADGDLTPPAKLAFGKAKALAPKQPAADYFEGLAALFDRKPVETLVKWRAVLDRATPNAKWRAPLESQVKGLESMLGQAVAAQKLDNIK comes from the coding sequence ATGACCGGCTGGGCAATCATGGCGCTGCTTGCGGCATTGAGTGTCGGAGGAATTCTTGCCTTCAATCCTGCGCGAAAGCGACTGTGGCAGCCCGTGCTTGCCGCTATCGTCTTGGCGCTAGCCGGATATAGTTGGCAGGGCATGCCCGGCTATATGGCAGCACCCGCAAAGACTATAGATGCGGAAAAAGGGGCTGCTGATGCGCTGATCCAGATGCGATCGGATATGGACCAGAATTATGGCGTTGCCAAAATGTGGTTGGTGACAGCGGATGGTTTCGCGCGTGACGGCAATTATCAGGCGGCTGCGGGATATATACAGGCCGGGATCAGGGAGCATCCAGACAATGCCGATCTCTGGTCCGCCCTTGGCTTGGTAATGATGCTGGCGGCAGACGGCGATCTTACACCGCCGGCCAAACTTGCTTTTGGCAAGGCAAAAGCGCTGGCGCCAAAGCAACCGGCCGCTGATTATTTCGAGGGGCTGGCCGCTCTTTTTGATCGCAAGCCGGTGGAGACTTTGGTTAAATGGCGGGCTGTGCTGGATCGCGCGACACCTAATGCGAAATGGCGGGCACCGCTTGAGTCGCAAGTAAAGGGTCTAGAATCGATGCTGGGTCAGGCTGTTGCCGCCCAGAAGTTAGATAATATTAAATAA
- a CDS encoding cytochrome c-type biogenesis protein, translating to MIGRAFLIGLLVASAPLAAQEGPPPPLANVQLKDQVQEERAVALMENLRCIQCQGQSIHDSDAPIAAAMRHEVRERVAAGQSNSEIEQWLKGRYGDWISFSPPAKGIGLLLWGMPLLFLSLALILARKRFGGSTS from the coding sequence ATGATAGGCAGAGCCTTTCTGATCGGGTTGTTGGTCGCATCAGCACCGCTGGCAGCACAGGAAGGCCCTCCACCGCCTTTGGCGAATGTGCAGTTGAAAGACCAAGTGCAAGAAGAACGAGCGGTCGCGCTCATGGAAAATCTGCGCTGCATCCAATGCCAAGGTCAGTCTATTCACGACAGCGACGCACCTATTGCAGCGGCGATGCGGCACGAGGTGCGCGAACGGGTTGCCGCCGGACAGAGCAATAGTGAAATCGAGCAATGGTTGAAAGGTCGCTATGGCGACTGGATCAGCTTTTCGCCGCCAGCGAAAGGTATTGGTCTGTTACTATGGGGCATGCCGCTCCTCTTCCTGAGTCTCGCATTGATATTGGCGCGTAAGCGTTTTGGAGGATCGACGTCATGA
- a CDS encoding DsbE family thiol:disulfide interchange protein, translated as MKRNWLIWIPLAAFAFIGGLFLYGLVQPKDDYVRSGLIGKPLPAFELPAAVEGVPGLTNTDFADGKPRMLNVFASWCLPCKAEAPFLEQIKEQGVEIHAIAIRDKPEDVAAFLAEHGNPFVRIGADADMLVQLKLGSSGVPETYLIDGKGNIIHQHIGDIRAEHVAPLVEKLKEAK; from the coding sequence ATGAAACGTAATTGGCTGATCTGGATTCCACTCGCCGCATTCGCCTTTATCGGCGGGCTGTTCCTCTATGGTCTGGTGCAACCCAAGGACGATTATGTCCGTTCGGGATTGATTGGAAAGCCACTTCCTGCATTTGAATTACCAGCGGCAGTTGAGGGCGTGCCGGGCCTTACGAACACCGATTTTGCCGACGGCAAACCCCGTATGCTGAACGTTTTTGCCAGCTGGTGTCTACCTTGCAAAGCGGAAGCTCCGTTTCTGGAGCAAATCAAAGAACAGGGTGTCGAAATTCACGCCATCGCCATTCGGGACAAGCCTGAAGATGTTGCTGCCTTTCTGGCGGAACATGGCAATCCTTTCGTGCGTATTGGCGCGGATGCCGATATGCTCGTCCAGCTGAAACTTGGGTCGTCGGGGGTGCCGGAAACCTATCTGATCGATGGCAAGGGTAACATCATTCACCAGCATATCGGTGATATCCGTGCCGAGCATGTCGCTCCGCTGGTCGAAAAGCTGAAAGAAGCCAAATGA